The sequence below is a genomic window from Oscillospiraceae bacterium.
ATGGCGTACCCCACGGCCCGGGCCGCACGGGGCGAGCCGGTCATCAGGGCCAGCTGCCCGTAGGTGGCCACCCTGCCCGCCGGGATCTGCGCCACCAGGGCGTAAACCCGCTCGTAATAGCTCATCGCGCTCCCCCCCTTTCGGAAAGTATACCACAGATCCCACCCGCTTCAAACAAAAACCCCGGCGCCGGAGGCCTCCGGCGCCGGGGTTTTCCGCATTTCTTAAAAACCGGGGTAGATGTCGCTCTTCTTGGGCAGGATCAGCGCGGCTATGAGGTAGAGCACCCCGCCGGTGGAGCAGGTGAACAGGGCGAAGAGCACCCAGCCCAGGCGGATCAGGTTGGCGTCGATATTAAAATACTCACCGAGCCCGCCGCACACGCCGGCGACGCAGGCGCCCTTTTCAATCCGGTACAGCTTTTTCGATTCGTTCATGATAATTCCTCCAGCGATTCATTTCTGTTTTCTTACCGTGCTGTAATCATATCATGCCCTGTTTAAAAAATCCTTCCGCAAGGCTTAAAAAAGCATTAAATCTGCTTCTCCTCCACCGGCATCAGACAGCCGTCCTTGTCGTAGCGCAGCCGCTGCACCTCCGCCTTGGTATTGCGCACGATCTCGTCCATGCGGATGCCCTCGGTGATGTTGGCGATAAAGGTGTAGGCCACGCCGTGCTTCCTGGCCCGGCCGGTGCGGCCGATGCGGTGGGTGTAGTTCTCCAGCTCGTCGGGCACGTCGTAGTTGAACACCGCGTCCACGTCGTCGATGTCCAGGCCCCGGGCGGCCACGTCGGTGGCCACCAGCACCTTGACCTCGCCCTTTTTGAACTGCTCCAGGGTCTTTTCCCGGATGCGCTGCTGGATGTCCCCGTGGATGGCCTCGCAGGAGATCCCCCGCATTTTCAGCAGCCCGGCCAGCCGGTCGGTCATATTCTTGGTGTTGCAGAAGGCGATGGCCCGCTCGTAGCCCCCGTGGGTGATGAGGGCGGCGATGGTGTCCAGCTTCTTCTCCCGGCTGTCCAGGTCGATGCGGTACTGCTGGATGTCGGGCTTGGAGTCCTCCACCGGGCGCACGGTGATCTCCACAGGGTCGCGCTGGTAGACCCAGGAGATGTCCATCACCTCGCGGCTGATGGTGGCGGAGAACATGCCCAGGTTCCGCCTGTGCTTGATCTGGTCCAGGATGCGGGTCACGTCCCGCACGAAGCCCATGTCCAGCATCCGGTCGGCCTCGTCCAGCACCACGGTCTGCACCGCGTCCAGCCGCACGGTGCGGCGCTTCATGTGGTCCATGAGCCGCCCCGGGGTGGCCACCACGATTTGGGGGCATTTCTTCAGGGTGGCGATCTGCTTTTCGATGGGGGCACCGCCGTAGAGGCACACGGTGCGCACCCCCTCCTTGAACTCGCACAGATCCCGCAGCTCCTCCTGGATCTGCACAGCCAGCTCCCGGGTGGGGGCCAGCACCAGGCCCTGCACGTCGGTGGACTCAGGGTCCACGTGCTCCACCATGGGGATGCCGAAGGCGAAGGTCTTGCCCGTGCCCGTGGGGGCCTTGGCAATGACGTCCTTCCAGTCCATGAAGCAGGGGATGGCCCCCGCCTGGACGGGGGTGGCCTGGACGTAGCCCTTCTTGCCGATGGCCTTCATAATCTCGCTTGAGAGGCCCAGCTGCTCGTAATTGACAATCTCGTTGACCTGTTCGCCGTTAATTTCCATACGTTTCTCTCCTTTGTGCCTGATCCAAGGTCTCCATCCCCAGGCACAAAGTCCCTGAACGCCGTTTTTCCTCCGGCGCGACCTCAAATCAATGGAAAAAGCGCGCTTTTCCCTTTTTTCAGATAGCTGATTGTACCATAGCCCGGTGCGTTATGCAAGAGCGCCGCAAAAGAGGCCCGGATCCCACAGGTGTGGCATCCGGGCCTCTTTTCTTTTTCCCGCAATCCCGCCGGCTGTTCAGGCAGGGCTGTCGGGCGCCGGGATCAGGACAGGCCGATGGCCTGGGCCGCCAGGGAGAATACCGCGCCCAGGACCACCAGGAGGGTAATAATCTTCCAGGAGAACCTGACCCACTGCTGGTAGGTTACGCCGCCCAGCTCCAGCCCGGCCATAAGCGCCCCCGCGGTGGGGAAGAGGTAATTGGTGAACCCGTCGCCCAGCTGGAAGGTGGTGACCACCACCTGCTGGTTGATGCCCAGGATGTCGGCCAGGGGCTTGAGCATGGGGAAGAGGATGAAGGCCTTGCCGCTGGCGGAGACCACGAAGAAGTTGAAGGCGATGACCACCAGGTAGAGGAGAATAATGATGACGAAGGGGCTCTTGCCGTCAAAGACGGTGGCGATGGCGTGGATGATGGTGTCCACGATTTTGGCCTGGGCCATGAGCAGGTAGATGGCCCGGGCCACGCCGATGACGATGACGGCGGGGATGACGGTGGTGGTGCCCTTGAGGAAGTCCACGCAGGCCTTATTGGGGTTGGCCCAGTTGACCACAACCACCAGGACCAGCAGGCCGACGTACATGCCGGTCACGTCCAGCATACTCCAGCCCAGGCCGATGGCGCCCACCGCTTGGAAGATGAAGCCGAAGAGCAGGATGCACAGGGTGACGATCCGCTGCCAGGTAAAGGGCACCCGGGGGGCGTTGTCGGCCGCCAGCTCGGCGCCGGGGTTTTCGGCGTATTCGGGAATGACGCTCCTGGAGGGATCCCGTTTGATTCTGCCGCAGTAGCGGACCATGTATACGGCCAGGACGGCGAAGCAGATCACGAACTCGGTGAGGCGGAAGGCCCAGCCGGAGAACATGGTCAGGCCCGCCAGGGTCTGGCAGATGCCGGTGGTAAACATATTGAAGGCGCCGGTGGTGAAGCCCACGGCCACGCCCAGCAGATTGCTGGCCACGCCCACCATCCGGTCGTAGCCCAGCGAGACGCTGACGGCCACGGACATGGGCAGGAAGGGCAGCGCGCCCTCGCCGAAGCCGATGACGCCCATGATGCCGAACACCAGGGTGAGCAGGACCATGATCAGGGTCTCCTTGCCCTTGGAGGCGCGGGCCAGGGTCTGGAGGCCGGCGGCGATGGCCCCGGTCTCCTCAATGACGTGGAGCACGCCGGAAATCACCAGGATGGAGACGATGGTGCTGGCCGACTCCACGATGCCCTGGGGTATGGCGCTGAGGAAGCTGCGCAGGGTGATGGGGGTGGTGTTGGTGATGTAGCTGAACCGGGTGGGGTCGATGGCGCCCAGCTCGGTGCGGGCGAATTCGCCGCTGGGGATAAAGAGGGACAGGACGGTGACGATCACCATGATAATCAACAGGATAATCAGTACGTGCGGCAGGACAAAGGCTTTCTTTTTCGTCTGGGGCAAACTCATGATTTTTCCTCCTTCACTTTCATCCCTGGCTGTGATGCCTGAGCCACTCCACGGCGCAGTTGGCCAGCACCGCGCTGCCCAGGACAAAGGCGCGCTCGTCCAGCACCATATTTGGGTTGTGCATGGGGTAGTTTTCCGGAGATCCGGCGCCCAGGAACGCGTAGAAGCCGGGCACCTGCCTGGTCACGTGGGCAAAGTCCTCCGCCCCCTTGGAGGGCGGGGTCAGCTGGGGCTCGCCCCCCAGCATCTCGGCCACAAATGGAAGCACCTCCCGGGTAAAGGCGGGGTCGCAGAACGTGCTGGGGGTCTTCATGCTGCGGATGCTGCAGGTGCCCCGCCATGCCTGGACGTAGAGCTCCACCAGCTCGGGGATCCGCACCATCAGATGGTCGTAAGCCTCCGGGCTCAGGGTGCGGAAGGAGATCATCAGCTCCGCCGTGTCGGGGATGATATTGGACGAGCGCCCCGCGTTCAGGCACCCCACGGTGAGGGTGGCGAACTCGTCCGGGTCCACCTCCTTGGGCACCAGGGCGTTCAGGGCGGAGCAGAGCTGCGTGGCGATGTGCAGCGGGTCGATGGTCTTCTGGGGCTCGGAGGAGTGGCCGCCCCGGCCCTGGATGCTGACGAGGAAGGTGGCCATGGCCCCCGAGGAGACCCCGGAGCAGTATTGCAGCCGCCCCACCTCCAGCTGGGAATTCACGTGCAGGGCCACGGCGGCGTCCACCTTGGGGTGCTCCAGCAAGCCGTCCTCCACCATGGTGCGGGAGCCGTACCCCAGCTCCTCGCCGGGCTGGAACATGAGCTTTACCGTGCCGGGAAGCTCCGCCTCCATGTCCTTCAGAATTTGGGCCGCACCCAGGAGCATGGCGGCGTGGGCGTCGTGCCCGCACATGTGGCTGAACTCCCCCTGGGGGGCAAAGGGCAGTCCGCTCTTCTCCCTGATGGGCAGGGCGTCCATGTCGGCCCGGAGGAGCAGGCAGGGCCCGCCCTGTCCGATCAGGCCCACCACGCCGGTGGACTCCGGCATATCGCCGAACCCGGCGAAGCGGAGCATCTCCCGGTCGGCCTGGGTATGGATGCCGCAGGACTTGGGCTCGATGCCCATCTCCCTCAGCCGCCCGCTCACGTAGGCCGCCGTCTGCGGGGTGTACACCCCCAGCTCCGGTATGGCGTGGAGGTTGTGGCGGTCCTCCAGGATTTTGGGCTCCAGCGCCTTGGCGCGCTCCATGATTTCGTTCATTTTTTCTCCTCCCCTTCCTGTCGCTCTTTCCAACTACCTATGTATATGCAAACCCCATGCCAAACAAAAAAGCAAGAACGCAGAACGTAAATTTTTTCCGCTCCCGCCGGGAATCGGGTTAAAACTTACGTTTCCGCATTCTTGCCTGTCTTTTGCCTTGCCGTCCGGTCTGTAAAATTTTTTGCAGGTGCAAAATTTCTTACGGCAAAAACTTCTGCACCTAAGCGCGGGGACCGCTGCGCCGGAACACGTGGATGCGGAAGGCCATGCCCACCTCCAGCGCCTCCAGCGCCTCCAGCCGCTCCACCCCCGCCCTGGGGGTCTTCCAGCAGTAGGGGGTCATGCGGAACAGATCCATGGCCTCCGGCCCGGACAGGGCCATCCTGCCCTCCACGGGTACGATGTCCAGGTACTCGAAGCCCCCGTAGGGCACGGCTTCGTCCGGGTTTAAGTAGGGCGTGTCGTAGAGCACCCGCTTGAGCTCCCACAGGTGCTCCGGCGCGGGCACCACGTACAGGAACACCCCGCCGGGGCGCAGCACGCGCCTGAACTCCTCCAGCGCCAGGGGGGAGAAGCAGTCCACCAGCAGGTCGGCGGAGGCGTCCGCCACGGGCAGGCGGTAGACCGAGGCCACGGCGAACTCCGCCCCCGGCGCGCGCCGGGCCGCCCGGCGCAGGGCGAATTTGGACAGGTCCACCCCCGCCGTGCGGGGCGAGCGCCCCGCCTGCTCCAGCGCCGCGTGGATCCCGGCGGTGTAGTAGCCCTCGCCGCACCCCGCGTCCAGCACCGCCGGTTCCGTCCCGGTGTGTTCCAGGGCCAGAGCGCACAGCGCCCGGCGCAGGGGGGCGTACCAGCCCCCGTCCAGAAAGCGGCTGCGGGCCCGGGCCATCTCCCGGTCGTCCCCCGGGGACTTGGAGTGCTTCCGGTCCACGGGCAGCAGGTGGACGTACCCCTCCCGCGCCCGGTCGAAGCTGTGCCCGCCGGGGCAGGCGTAGGCCCGCTCCCCCCGGGACAGGGGCGCGGCGCACAGCGGGCAGCAAAACAGGCTCATGGGGCCCGCCTCCTCTCGTGAAAAACTTGAATCCGGCATCATTATAGCCGCCGGGCCCGGTTTTGTCCAATTTTTCTCTAGGATTTCCCGCGCGCATATGCTATAATGCTACTCTGCATGAGGAATTTTACTTTTTATATAAGGAGTACGACATGATCACTGTTTCCGACCTGGGCCTCCAGTACGGCGGAGCCCCCCTCTTCTCCCACGTGGACCTTCAGTTCGTGAAGGGCAACTGCTACGGCATCATCGGCGCCAACGGCGCGGGTAAATCCACCTTTTTAAAGATCCTCTCCGGGGAGCTGGAGTCCACCTCCGGCACGGTGAGCATCCTGCCCAAGACCCGCATGTCGGTGCTCAAGCAGAACCAGAACGCCTACGACGCCTACACCGTCATGGACACGGTGATCATGGGCAACCAGCACCTGTACGACATCGGCAAGCAGAAGGACGCGCTGTACGCCAAGGAGGACTTCACCGACGAGGACGGCCTGCTGGTGAGCGACCTGGAGGCCGAGTTCGCCGAGCTGGGCGGCTGGGAGGCCGAGTCCGACGCCTCCCGCATCCTCCAGGGCCTGGGCATCGGGGTGGATCTGCACTTCAACGACATGGCCACCCTGGACGCCCGCCTGAAGGTGAAGGTGCTGCTGGCCCAGGCGCTGTTCGGCGCGCCCGACATCCTGCTGCTGGACGAGCCCACCAACAACCTGGACATCAACGCGGTGAACTGGCTGGAGGATTTCCTGCTCGACTTCCCCGGCACCGTCATCGTGGTCAGCCACGACCGCCACTTCCTCAACACCATCTGCACCCACATCGTGGACATCGACTACAACAAGATCAAGATGTACGTGGGCAACTACGACTTCTGGTACGACGCCTCCCAGCTCATGCAGAACCTGATGAAGAACCAGAACAAGAAGAACGAGGAGAAGGCCCAGGAGCTCAAGGAGTTCATCTCCCGCTTCTCCGCCAACAAGTCCAAGAGCAAGCAGGCCACCTCCCGGCGCAAGCTGCTGGACAAGATCAGCATGGAGGAGTTCCCCGCCTCCTCCCGCCGCTACCCCTGGGTGGCCTTCGCCCCCGACCGGGAGGTGGGCAAGGACATCCTCTTCGTCACCGACGTGAGCAAGACCATCGACGGGGTAAAGGTGCTGGACAAGGTGTCCTTCGCCGTGGGCCACGGGGACAAGATCGCCTTCGTGGGCGACAACGAGAACGCCCACACCACCCTGTTCAAAATCCTCACCGGGGAGCTGGAGCCCGACGAGGGCACCGTGAAGTGGGGCCAGACCGCCTCCTTCTC
It includes:
- a CDS encoding PspC domain-containing protein, coding for MNESKKLYRIEKGACVAGVCGGLGEYFNIDANLIRLGWVLFALFTCSTGGVLYLIAALILPKKSDIYPGF
- a CDS encoding C4-dicarboxylate ABC transporter codes for the protein MSLPQTKKKAFVLPHVLIILLIIMVIVTVLSLFIPSGEFARTELGAIDPTRFSYITNTTPITLRSFLSAIPQGIVESASTIVSILVISGVLHVIEETGAIAAGLQTLARASKGKETLIMVLLTLVFGIMGVIGFGEGALPFLPMSVAVSVSLGYDRMVGVASNLLGVAVGFTTGAFNMFTTGICQTLAGLTMFSGWAFRLTEFVICFAVLAVYMVRYCGRIKRDPSRSVIPEYAENPGAELAADNAPRVPFTWQRIVTLCILLFGFIFQAVGAIGLGWSMLDVTGMYVGLLVLVVVVNWANPNKACVDFLKGTTTVIPAVIVIGVARAIYLLMAQAKIVDTIIHAIATVFDGKSPFVIIILLYLVVIAFNFFVVSASGKAFILFPMLKPLADILGINQQVVVTTFQLGDGFTNYLFPTAGALMAGLELGGVTYQQWVRFSWKIITLLVVLGAVFSLAAQAIGLS
- a CDS encoding peptidase; this translates as MNEIMERAKALEPKILEDRHNLHAIPELGVYTPQTAAYVSGRLREMGIEPKSCGIHTQADREMLRFAGFGDMPESTGVVGLIGQGGPCLLLRADMDALPIREKSGLPFAPQGEFSHMCGHDAHAAMLLGAAQILKDMEAELPGTVKLMFQPGEELGYGSRTMVEDGLLEHPKVDAAVALHVNSQLEVGRLQYCSGVSSGAMATFLVSIQGRGGHSSEPQKTIDPLHIATQLCSALNALVPKEVDPDEFATLTVGCLNAGRSSNIIPDTAELMISFRTLSPEAYDHLMVRIPELVELYVQAWRGTCSIRSMKTPSTFCDPAFTREVLPFVAEMLGGEPQLTPPSKGAEDFAHVTRQVPGFYAFLGAGSPENYPMHNPNMVLDERAFVLGSAVLANCAVEWLRHHSQG
- a CDS encoding 23S rRNA (guanine(745)-N(1))-methyltransferase — its product is MSLFCCPLCAAPLSRGERAYACPGGHSFDRAREGYVHLLPVDRKHSKSPGDDREMARARSRFLDGGWYAPLRRALCALALEHTGTEPAVLDAGCGEGYYTAGIHAALEQAGRSPRTAGVDLSKFALRRAARRAPGAEFAVASVYRLPVADASADLLVDCFSPLALEEFRRVLRPGGVFLYVVPAPEHLWELKRVLYDTPYLNPDEAVPYGGFEYLDIVPVEGRMALSGPEAMDLFRMTPYCWKTPRAGVERLEALEALEVGMAFRIHVFRRSGPRA
- a CDS encoding heme ABC transporter ATP-binding protein, which encodes MITVSDLGLQYGGAPLFSHVDLQFVKGNCYGIIGANGAGKSTFLKILSGELESTSGTVSILPKTRMSVLKQNQNAYDAYTVMDTVIMGNQHLYDIGKQKDALYAKEDFTDEDGLLVSDLEAEFAELGGWEAESDASRILQGLGIGVDLHFNDMATLDARLKVKVLLAQALFGAPDILLLDEPTNNLDINAVNWLEDFLLDFPGTVIVVSHDRHFLNTICTHIVDIDYNKIKMYVGNYDFWYDASQLMQNLMKNQNKKNEEKAQELKEFISRFSANKSKSKQATSRRKLLDKISMEEFPASSRRYPWVAFAPDREVGKDILFVTDVSKTIDGVKVLDKVSFAVGHGDKIAFVGDNENAHTTLFKILTGELEPDEGTVKWGQTASFSYFPKDNTAFFEGCDDNLVEWLRQFSPDPHEAYLRGFLGRMLFSGDDIYKAVKVLSGGEKVRCMLSRMMLSGANVLLLDQPTNHLDLESIAALNNGLEAVKCNVLFSSHDHQLVQTVGNRVFDFTDDGKLIDRKMTYDEYLESQAR